The genomic segment CACCGCACGCATCTTCGATACGTCGGCCTTCGCGCCGGCGGGATGTGCCGCAGCTTTCGCCGGAGGCGCGGCATGCAACAGCGATCCGGCTGCTACCAATAATGCGATTGCAAACAGCTTCTTCATCGCGTCCTCAAGTACTCGATCAAATCGTTGAGTTCGTCTTTGGTCAGGTCGTTTGTCCGGCCATGCTTGTCCTGGGGGTTGTACACGGTCCAGATCTCTTCCAGCGTCTTCGCCGTGCCGTCATGCAGATACGGCACCGTTAGGCCTACATTGATCAGTTGCGGCGTGTCGAGCAACCCGGAGTTATCCGTCGCCTTCCCGGTGCCCACATCAAACGATTTCTGGCTCGTCCCCTTCGGCCCGCTATGGCAATAGCCGCACCTGTTCGCTTCTGCAATGGGCTTGCCGAATTTGTCTATCGGCCGGTCGAACAATACTTTGCCACGCTCCTGTGCCGGAGTAAGACTTCCATCCGCCTGCCGCCAGCGGTTTGGGCGCAATGGCAAGTGCCGCACATAGACCACCAAGTCGGTCAGCGTCAGGTCGTCGTAGTTCTCTGAACGCCAGAAATACTTCTCGGTGCGCGGGCCGCATTCCGTCGGCAAGTTTGGATTGCCGCCGTTCCACTTGAACGGCTCGGTTCCGTCGAGATCCTCGAGCAGGCGGTTGTCCACAATGTCACGACCGAATCCATCCGGCTCCAGATCCCACGTCAGCCCATCGAACGTCGAATCGATGTGGCAATTCGCGCAGCCAATCTGCCGCTGGAACGAATAGCGCGAGGTATAAAACGCTTGCTCTCCATGCCGCAAAACGGTAATCGTCTTGGGGCTTTCAAGTTGCACTGTCCGGATCACCTGGTTGGTGCGCGCATCAATCACACTGATCGAATCATCAAGGCGGTTCGCCACCAGCAGCTTCGATCCGTCACGTGTCATCGCCATGCCGCGCGGATCATGCCCAACCTCGACACGCGTGATGACGTAGTTTGCGCTGGCACTTAGGTCCCGCGCGCTCGATCCCGGATGTGCACGCGCAAATTGCAGCAGCTTCAACACGTCAATGACCGTGACGAACTCCGCGCCCTCGCATGTGACAAAAATGCGCGACTTGTCTGGCGAGATCGCAACGGCGAAAGGACGCGTGGCGTATCGCTCCAGTTCATCCAGCGGCACCTCAACCGGATTGCCCACGTCTGCGCCAAACAGCATCAACGTATCCGCGAACGCGCCGCTGTGCTCCAGGTGCGCGAGCGGAACTAGATTCTTGGGATGCAGCTGCGCCAGCACGCCAAGCCGGCCATCGCGCGAAAACGCAATATGGAATCCATGCGCGATGTCCTTCAGATGAATGCGATCAGCAATCGTCGCGCGCGCTGCATCAATGACAGTGATCTCCGACTCCGGCACTGCCCGGTTGCCCAAAGCCGTCGATGCGCGTGTCGGGTTCGGATAAATGTGCGAGACGTACAGCCGCGTCCCATCCGGGGACGCCGTGATGTAGCTCGCTCCCCGTCCCGCTGCCAGTCGTTTCTGCTCGGCCCCCGTGGCCGCATCCAGCACAGCCACGTCGTTCGAAATGCGGTTCGCCACGAACACAAACTTGCCGGCATTGTCCTGCACAA from the Occallatibacter riparius genome contains:
- a CDS encoding YVTN family beta-propeller repeat protein, whose translation is MRRFLQRPVIEAISAGVLAASIAAAMITICSERVVQATATKARSGEVLAYASPLEMVFSPDGARLYVLCQGSDEVRVLNGATYKPIKKIAVGRVPRGMSLSSDGRRLLVTNTWDDTVSVIDTRTLAVTATWAVGAEPSGVVQDNAGKFVFVANRISNDVAVLDAATGAEQKRLAAGRGASYITASPDGTRLYVSHIYPNPTRASTALGNRAVPESEITVIDAARATIADRIHLKDIAHGFHIAFSRDGRLGVLAQLHPKNLVPLAHLEHSGAFADTLMLFGADVGNPVEVPLDELERYATRPFAVAISPDKSRIFVTCEGAEFVTVIDVLKLLQFARAHPGSSARDLSASANYVITRVEVGHDPRGMAMTRDGSKLLVANRLDDSISVIDARTNQVIRTVQLESPKTITVLRHGEQAFYTSRYSFQRQIGCANCHIDSTFDGLTWDLEPDGFGRDIVDNRLLEDLDGTEPFKWNGGNPNLPTECGPRTEKYFWRSENYDDLTLTDLVVYVRHLPLRPNRWRQADGSLTPAQERGKVLFDRPIDKFGKPIAEANRCGYCHSGPKGTSQKSFDVGTGKATDNSGLLDTPQLINVGLTVPYLHDGTAKTLEEIWTVYNPQDKHGRTNDLTKDELNDLIEYLRTR